In a genomic window of Bradyrhizobium sp. LLZ17:
- a CDS encoding MFS transporter — MIAATGVDESSLHYRGWRVVLACFLMAFFMFGFGLYGQGVYLAELQRAHGWPGTLVSAASTFSFLLTSVLVIFTDDLLARIGLRALILCGLLALGASTALLGLMQTPWQLYLAYALMAVGWTGMGTVVIATVLNAWFERRRGLALSLAFNGATCGGIVLVPLLLALSDRIGFRSAMLAATIVMVVLVLPVVVIFTGWPAEMPPASGRHALGGDTAAPADHSRRALLANATFWTMVLPIAIALLAQMGFIIHQVTFLEPMIGRYAAGLAVTVMAAMAVVGRLSLGLFVDRLDPRLACAASMTSQAAALFVLLQSESPTVLLLCCAVYGFSIGNMITFPPLIIQREIGSAAFAAAMGLGTSVSGIVSAFGPGLVGLVRSLTGDYTTAFAMCVVLDLVAAGVVLWRPGKRAKLAAS; from the coding sequence ATGATTGCCGCGACAGGCGTTGACGAATCCTCGTTACACTATCGCGGCTGGCGCGTGGTGCTGGCCTGCTTTCTGATGGCCTTCTTCATGTTCGGCTTCGGCCTTTACGGCCAGGGCGTCTATCTGGCAGAGCTCCAGCGCGCGCATGGCTGGCCGGGCACGCTGGTGTCCGCCGCTAGCACCTTCTCGTTTCTGCTGACCTCCGTACTCGTCATCTTCACCGACGATCTGCTCGCCCGCATCGGACTGCGGGCGCTGATCCTGTGCGGCCTCTTGGCGCTTGGCGCCTCGACGGCGCTGCTGGGACTGATGCAGACCCCGTGGCAGCTCTATCTCGCCTATGCGCTGATGGCGGTCGGCTGGACCGGCATGGGCACGGTGGTGATCGCGACCGTGCTGAATGCCTGGTTCGAGCGGCGCCGGGGGCTCGCGCTCAGCCTTGCCTTCAACGGCGCCACCTGCGGCGGCATCGTTCTCGTTCCGCTGCTCCTGGCGCTGTCCGATCGTATCGGCTTCCGCTCCGCCATGCTGGCAGCCACCATCGTGATGGTCGTGCTGGTGCTGCCGGTCGTCGTGATCTTCACGGGATGGCCGGCCGAGATGCCGCCGGCATCGGGCAGGCACGCCCTGGGCGGCGACACGGCCGCGCCTGCGGATCACTCGCGCAGGGCGCTGCTCGCCAACGCGACGTTCTGGACCATGGTGTTGCCGATCGCGATCGCTCTGTTGGCGCAGATGGGGTTCATCATCCACCAGGTGACGTTCCTCGAGCCGATGATCGGCCGCTACGCCGCCGGCCTTGCCGTCACCGTCATGGCGGCCATGGCAGTGGTCGGGCGGCTGTCGCTCGGCCTGTTCGTCGACCGGCTCGATCCACGGCTTGCCTGTGCAGCGTCGATGACAAGCCAGGCGGCGGCGCTGTTCGTGCTGCTGCAAAGCGAGAGCCCGACCGTGTTGTTGCTGTGCTGCGCCGTCTACGGCTTCTCGATCGGCAACATGATCACCTTTCCGCCCCTCATCATCCAGCGCGAGATCGGCAGCGCCGCCTTCGCGGCCGCGATGGGACTGGGAACCTCGGTCAGCGGCATCGTCAGCGCGTTCGGTCCCGGCCTCGTCGGCCTCGTGCGCAGCCTGACCGGAGATTACACGACGGCCTTCGCGATGTGCGTGGTGCTTGATCTCGTCGCGGCCGGCGTCGTGCTGTGGCGGCCGGGGAAAAGAGCGAAGCTCGCAGCCTCGTAG
- a CDS encoding Crp/Fnr family transcriptional regulator — MVQTSQAGVCNAVHSVKQRLARWLLVASQGLDSHDLPLTHDVLSRLLGVRRASVTECLSELEDQGVISTHRGHIEITNPDLLRQTSCACFQLIHREYVRQLTSVGRCL; from the coding sequence ATGGTGCAAACCTCTCAGGCGGGGGTTTGCAACGCAGTCCATTCGGTTAAGCAGCGGCTCGCACGGTGGCTACTGGTGGCGAGCCAAGGTTTGGACTCTCACGATTTGCCGCTCACGCACGATGTCCTCAGTAGGTTACTCGGTGTGAGGCGCGCGAGCGTAACTGAGTGCCTGAGCGAGCTGGAGGATCAGGGCGTCATCAGCACGCATCGCGGGCACATCGAGATCACGAACCCCGACCTCCTTCGGCAGACCTCATGTGCCTGCTTCCAGCTGATTCACCGCGAGTACGTCCGTCAGCTCACGAGTGTCGGACGGTGCTTGTAG
- a CDS encoding cytochrome C oxidase subunit IV family protein, with protein sequence MTGNRSHPSRSSALWLKNGIIWLALLALLLLSMFLAYIPMGPVTVASGIIVAVIKSSLVVVFFMELIQARALVRLAAVSGLIFLAAMFLLTFADVLTRTGKI encoded by the coding sequence ATGACCGGAAATCGATCGCATCCAAGCCGTTCGTCAGCTCTATGGCTCAAGAACGGGATCATCTGGCTCGCACTTCTCGCTTTGCTCTTACTGAGCATGTTCCTGGCTTACATTCCTATGGGTCCCGTCACCGTCGCGTCGGGAATTATTGTCGCGGTCATTAAATCGAGCTTGGTTGTGGTGTTTTTCATGGAGCTCATCCAAGCTCGCGCACTGGTCAGGCTTGCCGCCGTCTCCGGCTTGATCTTTCTCGCGGCCATGTTCTTGCTTACTTTTGCAGATGTGCTGACCAGAACAGGAAAGATCTAG
- a CDS encoding cytochrome c oxidase subunit 3, whose protein sequence is MTDATALLREPWEHFERQQRAGKFGIWVFLASETLFFGALMLTYAVCRVEHPEAFAAAGRATNIWFGTINTAILLTSSLTMAVASQAAAQSERSRTLVLTCLGLTAALGLAFIVVKGFEYKEDIDKQLIPGAGFALSQAAAQLFYGLYWLVTGVHAIHLTIGIVLVVRLIVLGATRRIRLRENPEIEVTALYWHLVDIVWIFLYPLIYLPGRAS, encoded by the coding sequence ATGACGGACGCAACCGCACTGCTTCGAGAACCCTGGGAGCACTTCGAGCGCCAGCAACGGGCGGGAAAGTTCGGAATCTGGGTCTTCCTCGCAAGCGAGACCCTGTTCTTCGGAGCACTTATGCTCACCTATGCGGTCTGCCGGGTCGAGCACCCGGAGGCGTTTGCCGCAGCGGGGCGCGCCACAAACATCTGGTTCGGCACGATCAACACCGCTATCCTGCTTACGAGCAGTCTCACCATGGCGGTCGCGTCGCAAGCTGCGGCCCAGAGCGAACGCTCCCGCACTCTCGTCCTCACCTGCCTCGGGCTGACTGCGGCGCTCGGACTCGCGTTCATTGTCGTGAAGGGCTTCGAATACAAGGAGGACATCGACAAACAACTGATCCCTGGAGCGGGCTTTGCGCTGTCACAGGCAGCCGCGCAGCTTTTCTATGGTCTGTATTGGCTGGTTACCGGGGTGCATGCAATCCATCTCACGATCGGCATCGTGCTTGTCGTCAGGCTGATTGTGCTTGGAGCAACCAGGCGAATTCGCCTGCGCGAGAATCCCGAAATAGAAGTCACCGCGCTCTATTGGCATCTCGTCGATATCGTCTGGATCTTTCTATATCCCCTCATCTATTTGCCAGGGAGAGCCTCATGA
- a CDS encoding exodeoxyribonuclease VII small subunit has translation MAENTQVDVSRLTFERAIEELEMIVKRLEDGKVPLEESVTIYERGEALKRRCEELLRQAEARVDKITTDASGQATGTAPLDVQ, from the coding sequence ATGGCCGAAAATACTCAAGTCGACGTCTCCAGGCTCACCTTCGAACGCGCGATCGAGGAACTCGAGATGATCGTGAAGCGGCTCGAGGACGGCAAGGTGCCGCTCGAGGAATCCGTCACGATCTACGAGCGCGGCGAAGCCCTGAAGCGCCGCTGCGAGGAATTGCTGCGCCAGGCCGAGGCGCGCGTCGACAAGATCACCACCGATGCCAGCGGCCAGGCCACCGGCACCGCGCCGCTCGACGTGCAGTAA
- a CDS encoding enoyl-CoA hydratase-related protein gives MPNGNIIVTEERATRVITLRRPGKKNAITQDMYREMSRAIDTAQNNPEIRCMIVTGGSGVFTAGDDIDDFLKADTSRPETLSDAAKFLYSLALNVKPIIAAVDGASIGMGTVMLFHCDYVLASSAATFSAPYINLGLVPVGAASLLMPRTMGYQRAFAMLVMGRTFSAAEAHAAGFVNTVVSSGHTEVEARKVAREICRLPAEAVAISRKLLRAPPEELSRRIDQEGHLFGERLKSDEAVAAFNAFANRKKR, from the coding sequence ATGCCGAACGGCAACATCATCGTGACGGAGGAGCGCGCAACGCGCGTGATCACCCTGCGCCGCCCGGGCAAGAAGAACGCGATCACACAAGACATGTATCGCGAGATGAGCCGCGCGATCGACACCGCGCAGAACAATCCCGAGATCCGCTGCATGATCGTCACCGGCGGCTCCGGCGTGTTCACGGCCGGCGACGATATCGACGACTTCCTGAAGGCCGACACGTCGCGGCCCGAGACGCTGTCGGACGCCGCCAAATTCCTCTATTCGCTGGCGCTCAACGTCAAACCGATCATCGCAGCAGTGGACGGCGCGTCGATCGGCATGGGCACCGTGATGCTATTCCACTGCGACTACGTGCTCGCCTCCTCCGCCGCGACCTTCTCCGCGCCCTACATCAATCTGGGGCTCGTTCCAGTCGGCGCCGCGAGCCTGCTGATGCCGCGCACCATGGGCTACCAGCGCGCCTTCGCCATGCTGGTGATGGGACGGACTTTCAGCGCGGCGGAGGCCCATGCCGCAGGCTTCGTCAACACCGTGGTCTCGTCGGGACATACCGAGGTCGAGGCCCGCAAGGTGGCGCGCGAGATCTGCCGGCTGCCGGCCGAGGCCGTGGCCATCTCGCGCAAATTGCTGCGCGCCCCGCCGGAAGAGCTCAGCCGTCGCATCGATCAGGAAGGCCATTTGTTCGGCGAGCGGCTGAAATCGGACGAGGCGGTCGCCGCATTCAATGCCTTCGCGAATAGGAAGAAGCGGTGA
- a CDS encoding nucleoside 2-deoxyribosyltransferase — translation MKIYLAGPDVFLPDAIEIGRQKVAICAAHGLAGFYPLDNATPLAAPDASRQIFAGNEAMMDRADAIIANLTPFRGAGADPGTVYELGYMAGRGKFCLAYSNDPATYADRVGRFMTVTSEDGRLVDAQGLTVEDFGLVDNLMMIHALELHGCPLVTPAEMPVDVWHDLAAFEACVRMAAARVITA, via the coding sequence ATGAAAATCTATCTGGCTGGCCCGGACGTGTTCCTGCCGGATGCGATCGAGATCGGGCGGCAGAAGGTCGCAATCTGCGCTGCGCATGGTCTGGCCGGTTTCTATCCGCTCGACAACGCCACCCCTCTCGCCGCCCCCGATGCCTCGCGGCAGATCTTTGCCGGCAACGAGGCGATGATGGACCGGGCGGATGCGATCATCGCCAATCTCACCCCGTTCCGCGGGGCCGGCGCCGACCCCGGCACCGTCTACGAGCTCGGCTACATGGCCGGCCGCGGCAAGTTTTGTCTGGCCTATTCGAACGATCCTGCCACCTATGCCGACCGCGTCGGCCGCTTCATGACAGTCACCTCCGAGGACGGGCGGCTGGTCGATGCGCAGGGGCTGACGGTCGAGGATTTTGGCCTGGTCGACAATCTCATGATGATCCATGCGCTGGAGCTACATGGCTGTCCGCTGGTGACGCCGGCCGAGATGCCCGTCGACGTCTGGCACGACCTCGCCGCGTTCGAGGCTTGCGTCCGGATGGCGGCGGCGCGAGTTATCACTGCGTGA
- a CDS encoding class I SAM-dependent methyltransferase: MEVNSDRLNAFMGKMVTEFGAAMNASLVLLGDKLGLYRALAAKGPMSSSELASATGTTERYVREWLSSQAASGYIEYDSASRKFSMLPEQAMALADEDSPVFLGAFGNVIASAFLDEPKVSDAFKSGKGVGWNRRSECLFCGTARFFRTGYMHHLVQEWLPALDGVVDKLKRGAKVADIGCGHGVSTRLMAQAFPNSRFYGFDYHEGSIEAARKAATEAKLGDRVSFAVHSAKTYPAEGYDLVCFFDCLHDMGDPVGAISHVRETMAKDGACMLVEPFAGDRLEDNLNPVGRVYYAASTMICTPASLDQEVGLALGAQAGEARLRKVAREGGLTRFRRAAETPFNLILEARI, encoded by the coding sequence ATGGAGGTCAATTCCGACAGGTTGAACGCCTTTATGGGCAAGATGGTCACCGAGTTCGGTGCGGCGATGAATGCATCGCTGGTCCTGCTCGGAGACAAGCTAGGTCTCTACCGCGCCCTTGCCGCCAAGGGACCCATGAGCTCGTCCGAGCTCGCGAGCGCCACCGGAACGACGGAGCGCTATGTCCGCGAATGGCTGTCGAGCCAGGCGGCGTCCGGTTACATCGAATACGATTCCGCATCCAGGAAATTCTCGATGCTGCCGGAGCAGGCGATGGCGCTTGCCGACGAGGACAGCCCGGTTTTCCTCGGTGCGTTCGGCAACGTCATCGCCTCGGCGTTTCTCGACGAGCCGAAGGTCTCGGACGCGTTCAAGTCCGGCAAGGGCGTCGGCTGGAACCGGCGCAGCGAGTGCCTGTTCTGCGGCACCGCCCGCTTCTTCCGCACCGGCTACATGCACCATCTGGTGCAGGAATGGCTCCCCGCGCTCGACGGTGTCGTGGACAAGCTCAAGCGTGGCGCCAAGGTCGCTGATATCGGCTGCGGACACGGCGTCTCGACGCGCCTGATGGCGCAGGCATTCCCGAACTCCCGCTTCTACGGCTTCGACTATCACGAGGGCTCGATCGAAGCCGCGCGAAAGGCGGCCACCGAGGCCAAGCTCGGCGATCGCGTCAGCTTCGCCGTCCATTCCGCCAAAACCTACCCGGCGGAAGGCTATGATCTCGTCTGCTTCTTCGACTGCCTGCACGACATGGGCGATCCCGTCGGCGCCATCAGTCACGTGCGCGAAACCATGGCGAAGGACGGCGCCTGCATGCTGGTCGAGCCGTTCGCAGGCGACCGTCTCGAAGACAATCTCAACCCGGTCGGACGCGTCTACTATGCGGCGTCGACCATGATCTGCACGCCGGCCTCGCTCGATCAGGAGGTTGGCCTGGCCTTGGGTGCTCAGGCCGGCGAGGCCAGGCTGCGCAAGGTCGCGCGCGAGGGTGGACTGACGCGCTTTCGTCGTGCGGCCGAGACGCCCTTCAACTTGATCCTGGAGGCGCGGATCTGA
- a CDS encoding cbb3-type cytochrome c oxidase subunit I, whose product MSDVVLAGELPFPQRPDYLAAGSTLRSWLTTTDHKRIAILYAVTITVFFFMGGAAITAVRLELFVPNGWFLTSDTYNRLFSFHGIIMVWFFLVPSIPNTFGNFLMPLMIGAPDVAFPRLNLFSWYLTLVGGAFAVYTLIAGGVDTGWTFYTPFSTMFSNTHVLTAAAAVFVVGFASIATGVNFIATTHMLRAPGMTWFRLPLFVWSIYATSIVMVLSTPVLAISLMLVIAERWLGLPIFDPTRGGDPILFQHLFWFYSHPAVYIMVLPAMGVVSEIIPCFARRRLFGYDFMVYAIIAIAGIGFFVWGHHMFVSGQSPYASLIFSFLSFVIAVPSAIKVFNWTASLYRGQISFNSPMLYALGFVGLFTTGGLSGLFLASIPVDVHVTDTYFVVAHFHYIMVGGSVSAFFGALHFWWPKITGKMYPESWAQFAAITMYFGFNMTFLPQFFAGYLGMPRRYHTYPAEFQLYNVMSSAGAAVLAAAYLLPLMYLTWSLLHGKRAPSNPWSATGLEWTTSSPPPPNNFDMQPLVDRGPYQYHAERESAGTDAPEVQNARSLR is encoded by the coding sequence ATGAGTGACGTCGTGCTCGCCGGCGAACTGCCATTCCCGCAGCGTCCGGACTATCTGGCAGCCGGGAGCACGCTGCGATCCTGGCTCACCACCACCGACCATAAGCGCATCGCCATTCTCTATGCGGTCACGATCACCGTCTTCTTCTTCATGGGCGGGGCCGCGATCACGGCAGTCCGCCTCGAGCTGTTCGTGCCGAACGGATGGTTTCTGACCTCCGACACCTATAATCGGCTATTCTCGTTCCACGGTATCATCATGGTCTGGTTCTTCCTGGTGCCGTCGATCCCGAACACGTTCGGCAATTTCCTGATGCCGCTGATGATCGGAGCGCCTGATGTCGCCTTTCCGCGCCTCAACCTGTTCAGCTGGTACCTGACCCTGGTTGGCGGGGCATTTGCCGTCTACACTCTCATAGCCGGAGGCGTCGATACCGGTTGGACGTTCTACACCCCGTTCTCGACGATGTTCTCCAATACGCACGTTCTCACCGCCGCGGCTGCGGTGTTCGTCGTGGGCTTCGCGAGCATCGCAACGGGTGTGAACTTCATCGCCACCACGCACATGTTGCGCGCGCCGGGTATGACCTGGTTCAGGCTGCCACTGTTCGTCTGGTCGATCTATGCCACCTCGATCGTCATGGTGCTGTCGACTCCTGTACTCGCGATTTCGCTCATGCTGGTGATAGCAGAGCGTTGGTTGGGGCTGCCCATCTTCGATCCCACACGCGGGGGCGATCCCATTCTCTTCCAGCACCTGTTCTGGTTCTACTCTCACCCGGCGGTCTACATCATGGTGCTCCCGGCTATGGGAGTGGTGTCGGAGATCATTCCCTGCTTCGCCCGACGCCGGCTCTTCGGTTACGACTTCATGGTCTACGCCATCATTGCCATTGCTGGGATCGGCTTCTTCGTCTGGGGACACCATATGTTTGTGTCGGGGCAATCGCCCTATGCGAGCCTTATCTTCTCGTTCCTTTCCTTCGTCATTGCGGTGCCTTCGGCGATCAAGGTCTTCAATTGGACGGCCTCGCTCTATCGCGGACAGATCAGCTTCAATTCGCCAATGCTCTATGCACTCGGTTTCGTGGGATTGTTCACGACTGGAGGACTATCAGGGCTGTTTCTGGCTTCGATCCCGGTCGACGTCCACGTAACCGATACTTACTTTGTCGTTGCGCATTTTCATTACATCATGGTCGGCGGTTCGGTGTCCGCGTTCTTCGGTGCCCTGCACTTCTGGTGGCCAAAGATCACCGGGAAAATGTACCCGGAATCCTGGGCACAGTTTGCCGCCATCACGATGTATTTCGGCTTCAATATGACTTTCCTGCCGCAATTTTTCGCCGGGTATCTCGGAATGCCGCGGCGCTATCACACCTACCCGGCGGAGTTCCAGCTGTACAATGTTATGTCATCGGCCGGCGCCGCCGTTCTCGCCGCCGCTTATCTGCTTCCGCTGATGTACCTGACCTGGTCCCTTCTTCATGGCAAGCGCGCACCGAGCAATCCCTGGAGCGCCACCGGGCTGGAGTGGACGACGTCCTCGCCGCCGCCGCCGAACAACTTCGATATGCAGCCGCTTGTCGACCGTGGCCCTTATCAGTATCACGCCGAACGAGAGTCGGCCGGTACCGACGCCCCAGAAGTTCAGAACGCCAGGTCGCTACGATGA
- a CDS encoding nucleotidyltransferase domain-containing protein, with the protein MPDDPLLTRLTSVLAEVPGVRAIVLGGSRARGSAHPTSDYDIGLYCSGGDLIDTDRLRTVVKEIADDPGAATVTRYDEWGPWIVGGAWLSVGGQKVDLLYRHADNVERVMTACQSGTVVMAYQPGHPHGFCSAIWMGEIAYCQPLHDPHGLIARLKSIALPYPQNLGRALIRRFQWEVLFSIENAELAAARNERTHVVGCLYRSLACTAQVLFALNGRYLINEKGALQEAAFLPLTIPQLTQQADDIWRMIGTGAYAAACEALRDIDQQLQALAQSNAKQP; encoded by the coding sequence ATGCCAGATGATCCCCTGCTCACACGCCTGACATCCGTGCTTGCCGAGGTGCCGGGGGTTCGAGCCATCGTGCTCGGCGGCTCGCGTGCGCGTGGCAGCGCACATCCTACGTCCGACTACGACATCGGGCTGTATTGCTCCGGTGGCGACCTCATCGATACGGATCGACTCCGGACCGTGGTGAAAGAGATCGCCGACGATCCCGGCGCCGCGACCGTGACAAGATATGACGAATGGGGACCTTGGATCGTCGGCGGAGCGTGGCTCTCGGTGGGGGGACAAAAGGTCGATCTGCTGTACCGTCATGCCGACAACGTCGAGCGCGTCATGACGGCCTGCCAGTCCGGTACGGTCGTCATGGCCTACCAGCCCGGCCATCCGCATGGCTTCTGCTCGGCAATCTGGATGGGCGAGATCGCATATTGTCAGCCACTGCACGATCCACATGGCTTGATCGCCCGGCTCAAATCAATTGCGCTTCCCTACCCGCAGAACCTGGGCCGCGCCCTGATCCGGCGCTTCCAGTGGGAAGTCCTGTTCAGCATCGAGAATGCCGAGCTCGCAGCCGCACGTAACGAGCGGACCCACGTTGTCGGATGTCTCTATAGGTCGCTCGCCTGCACTGCGCAGGTCCTGTTCGCATTGAACGGACGCTATCTGATCAACGAAAAGGGCGCGCTCCAGGAGGCTGCGTTCCTGCCGCTGACGATCCCGCAATTGACGCAGCAGGCGGACGATATCTGGCGGATGATCGGCACCGGCGCCTATGCAGCCGCTTGCGAGGCGTTGCGGGACATCGACCAGCAATTGCAGGCACTGGCGCAGTCGAACGCGAAGCAGCCGTAA
- a CDS encoding TlyA family RNA methyltransferase produces the protein MSPPRKRADILLVERGLFESRARARAAIEAGLVTANDKPVAKPSETIATDAVIQAEPAHPFVSRGGVKLAGALERYPIEIEDHVCLDVGASTGGFTEVLLANGASLVFAVDVGTGQLHPSLRGHAKIVSMEETDIRAYEGKRLPARPDVVVIDVSFISLKTVLPVALSLAAAPMSLLALIKPQFEAERKHNKKGIVRDAAVHREICDDIAAFAASLGCTDIEVFPSSIAGGDGNIEFFLGARRG, from the coding sequence ATGTCCCCTCCCCGTAAGCGTGCGGATATTCTGCTGGTCGAGCGCGGCCTGTTCGAGAGCCGGGCACGGGCGCGCGCGGCCATCGAGGCCGGGCTCGTCACCGCGAACGACAAGCCCGTGGCAAAACCGTCCGAGACCATCGCGACAGACGCGGTGATCCAGGCCGAGCCGGCGCATCCCTTCGTCTCCCGCGGCGGCGTCAAGCTTGCCGGCGCGCTGGAGCGCTATCCGATCGAGATTGAGGACCATGTCTGCCTCGACGTCGGGGCTTCCACCGGCGGCTTCACCGAGGTGCTGCTGGCCAATGGCGCGAGCCTGGTGTTCGCCGTGGACGTCGGCACCGGCCAGTTGCATCCCTCACTGCGCGGCCATGCGAAAATCGTGTCGATGGAGGAGACCGACATCCGCGCCTACGAAGGCAAGCGCCTGCCGGCGCGACCCGACGTCGTCGTCATCGACGTCAGCTTCATTTCGCTCAAGACCGTGCTGCCGGTTGCATTGTCGCTGGCGGCGGCTCCGATGAGCCTGCTTGCGCTGATCAAGCCGCAATTCGAGGCCGAGCGAAAACACAACAAGAAGGGCATCGTTCGCGACGCCGCCGTGCATCGGGAGATCTGCGACGACATCGCCGCGTTCGCGGCTTCGCTCGGCTGCACCGACATCGAGGTGTTTCCCTCCTCGATCGCGGGCGGCGACGGCAACATCGAATTCTTCCTGGGCGCGCGCCGTGGTTGA
- a CDS encoding DUF6538 domain-containing protein, which yields MAFHIFRRQAVYYWRRRTPPALAIRYGRPHVSMSLRTTSRMMARRLATRLNMILDDVAMLADGADPHLSRSQIETMLHGVVHRHLAKLDRVALAAKSSPDFHLEQARADDKKAYWAYALLDAQGVKAVVRAEDRSRMVQDGLSETDIAAVQDHLAMLRANELIPTKHHILRTMIEGAAAIPTAMNIAEAQGTYLRGMKLALAEHDRRYGGTRVEDEGLVDRLILAKNDPPQPAPSIVGALVDRSSDPTTTAPAAVGQFIPMADFLQFAERLAQQQAADGNWDEKTQRQAKSISKLFVKFMVQDQRILDLSSLTQEHVGRFVDFLRFDIYKHYGKSVRDEKLTIEQLREKGRSVEKGKRGLDGDTLNRHLSFLGQEFDYATARGLKNLESINLTKLRSKNRGKTKRARDQRPKLPIDRAMAIFQTAPFINSASWDALGEWGMEGARQLFHCALYFVPILIYYTGARREELCGLMVDDVILDNGPLPYIHIAKNQQRRIKNAQSQRNLPLHPEVIRLEFIAYVKVMKMLGYELLFPDLHSPSTRSPLGDRFYKQFKPILTAAEITENGLGAHAVRHLFGAQLKKKKLSEEDRADLLGHGGESETSERYCEPHEIETLLEFVMKLPAITAHLEPQAINLLPWVKDKQVAPFSQPSRSKRALKPADC from the coding sequence ATGGCTTTCCACATCTTTCGCCGCCAAGCCGTCTACTATTGGCGGCGCCGTACGCCTCCCGCGCTTGCCATTCGCTATGGCCGCCCGCATGTTTCTATGAGCCTTCGGACGACGAGCCGCATGATGGCGCGCCGCCTGGCCACCCGGCTCAACATGATCTTGGACGATGTCGCGATGCTTGCCGATGGCGCCGACCCGCACCTCTCGCGGTCTCAAATTGAGACAATGCTTCATGGCGTGGTCCACCGGCACCTGGCCAAGCTCGACCGGGTGGCTCTTGCCGCTAAGAGCTCGCCGGATTTCCACCTGGAGCAGGCGCGAGCGGACGACAAGAAGGCATACTGGGCCTACGCACTGTTGGACGCCCAGGGCGTCAAGGCGGTGGTCCGAGCCGAGGATCGCAGCCGCATGGTCCAGGACGGGCTCTCCGAAACCGATATCGCGGCGGTCCAGGATCATCTGGCCATGCTCCGCGCCAATGAGCTGATCCCGACCAAGCATCACATCCTTCGGACCATGATCGAAGGCGCCGCCGCCATCCCGACGGCCATGAATATCGCCGAGGCCCAGGGCACGTATCTTCGCGGAATGAAGCTGGCGCTGGCCGAACACGACCGGCGCTATGGCGGGACCAGGGTCGAGGACGAGGGGCTGGTGGATCGTCTTATCCTTGCCAAGAACGATCCTCCGCAGCCGGCGCCATCGATCGTGGGTGCTTTGGTGGATCGTTCGAGCGACCCAACGACGACGGCACCTGCGGCTGTTGGTCAATTTATTCCGATGGCGGACTTTTTGCAGTTTGCCGAGCGGCTGGCGCAGCAGCAGGCCGCGGATGGCAATTGGGACGAAAAGACGCAGCGCCAGGCTAAGAGCATTTCAAAGCTGTTCGTGAAGTTCATGGTTCAAGACCAGCGAATTCTTGATTTGAGTTCGCTAACTCAGGAGCACGTCGGCAGGTTCGTCGATTTCCTCCGTTTCGACATCTACAAGCATTACGGCAAATCGGTTCGCGACGAGAAACTGACGATCGAGCAGCTTCGCGAGAAAGGACGATCGGTAGAGAAAGGAAAACGCGGCCTCGATGGTGATACCCTCAATCGGCATCTGAGCTTCCTTGGGCAGGAATTCGATTACGCCACTGCGCGGGGGCTGAAGAACCTGGAAAGCATCAATCTTACTAAGCTGCGCTCCAAGAATCGCGGGAAGACTAAGCGTGCTCGTGACCAGAGACCGAAGTTGCCGATTGATCGCGCCATGGCAATCTTCCAGACGGCTCCCTTCATCAACAGCGCCAGCTGGGACGCGCTCGGCGAGTGGGGCATGGAAGGGGCACGACAGCTCTTCCACTGCGCACTCTATTTCGTTCCGATCCTCATCTACTACACCGGAGCGCGACGCGAAGAGCTGTGCGGCTTGATGGTGGACGACGTCATCTTGGATAATGGCCCCCTTCCGTATATCCATATCGCGAAGAACCAGCAGAGACGGATCAAGAATGCTCAGTCGCAGCGCAATCTACCGCTGCACCCTGAGGTCATCAGGCTCGAGTTCATCGCTTACGTGAAGGTGATGAAGATGCTCGGGTATGAGCTACTATTTCCTGATCTACACTCTCCAAGTACCCGCTCACCGCTGGGAGACCGCTTCTACAAGCAATTCAAGCCGATCCTCACCGCGGCTGAGATCACCGAAAATGGGCTTGGCGCTCATGCGGTCCGCCACCTCTTTGGAGCTCAACTGAAGAAGAAGAAGCTTTCGGAGGAAGACCGTGCAGATCTTCTGGGCCATGGCGGTGAGAGCGAGACAAGCGAACGCTACTGCGAGCCGCACGAAATAGAAACCTTGCTCGAGTTCGTGATGAAGCTTCCAGCGATAACCGCTCATCTTGAACCCCAAGCGATCAATCTTCTGCCGTGGGTCAAAGACAAACAAGTCGCGCCGTTTTCTCAACCGTCGCGTTCGAAGCGGGCCCTCAAGCCAGCAGATTGCTGA